Proteins encoded within one genomic window of Empedobacter falsenii:
- a CDS encoding RNA polymerase sigma factor, protein MNSDSLEILIKQCQEQNRKAQEEIYVEFSPVLFSICLRYAENYEDAQDIFQEGFIHIFNKINQFKFEGSFEGWMKRIMVNLNLEKLKKKNNLPFEDFENLIITQEDDDEVEEDFDYQQLLEAVHNLPPQYRQVFNLYVFEEYSHQEIAEMLTISVGTSKSNLSRARNLLKQKLNQLKTVTEDEQI, encoded by the coding sequence TTGAATAGTGACTCTCTTGAAATTTTAATCAAGCAATGTCAAGAACAAAATAGAAAAGCTCAAGAAGAAATTTATGTTGAGTTTTCACCTGTTTTGTTCTCGATCTGTCTTCGTTATGCCGAAAATTATGAAGATGCGCAAGATATTTTTCAAGAGGGTTTTATTCATATCTTCAATAAAATAAATCAATTCAAATTCGAAGGATCTTTTGAAGGTTGGATGAAACGGATAATGGTAAATCTTAATTTAGAAAAACTAAAAAAGAAGAATAATTTACCTTTTGAAGATTTCGAAAATCTCATTATCACACAGGAAGATGACGACGAAGTTGAAGAAGATTTTGATTATCAACAGTTGTTAGAAGCCGTTCATAATCTTCCACCACAATATAGGCAAGTTTTTAACCTCTACGTTTTTGAAGAATATTCGCACCAAGAAATTGCAGAAATGCTGACCATTTCGGTTGGAACTTCAAAATCAAACTTATCAAGAGCACGAAATTTATTAAAACAAAAACTCAATCAATTAAAAACTGTCACAGAAGATGAACAAATTTGA
- a CDS encoding outer membrane beta-barrel protein: protein MNKFDQHIKDKLSQPQLPPLDAWKNIQEKLDEKEKKKRIIPLFYWIGSTAACLVTGISIYYFNQNDAVNVNHTPTNEVVKTKSTSKESIKKDWNNIEHTNERSSDKKIVSSVKNSTESNQKTTQHSNSYFENIIGESSLFSNIIPDKKEDKTQELSQTNSTQKDNFVQNNSINTPKNEVSEKEVKPNILEEKPLEFVLQEEEKKKEKEKIEIKQKSPLLTVSSYINPTKMLDSKSILADEFNDHTIKNNLTVAYGAKISVRINDKINVRSGVAKVELEQNTTNINSGINMGVYALSASNPKTANNITYHSNIRVIPHQSYQNAVMTMLSSETNNMEQKVHYIEIPLEVEYKLASFDKFNLLATAGGSYYVVTKNTISLEDVNTRSQYKLGEASNLNDMSYSANAGVKLEYNLSNKSSINLEPNYRYMLNPLKNVDAKNPSLLGLNLGFSIKF, encoded by the coding sequence ATGAACAAATTTGATCAACATATTAAAGATAAACTCTCGCAACCACAACTTCCTCCTTTGGATGCTTGGAAAAATATTCAAGAGAAATTAGACGAGAAAGAAAAGAAAAAACGCATCATTCCTTTATTTTATTGGATTGGTTCTACAGCAGCGTGTTTAGTTACGGGAATTTCTATTTATTATTTTAATCAAAATGATGCGGTTAACGTTAATCATACTCCGACTAATGAAGTTGTAAAAACGAAATCGACTTCTAAAGAATCTATCAAAAAAGATTGGAATAATATTGAACATACAAATGAAAGGTCTTCTGATAAAAAGATTGTTTCTTCTGTAAAAAATTCGACTGAATCAAATCAAAAAACAACTCAACACTCAAATTCGTATTTTGAAAATATAATTGGAGAATCATCTTTATTTTCGAATATAATTCCGGATAAAAAAGAAGATAAAACACAAGAATTATCTCAAACGAATTCAACTCAAAAAGATAATTTTGTACAAAATAATTCTATAAATACTCCAAAAAATGAAGTTTCTGAGAAAGAAGTTAAACCTAACATTTTAGAGGAAAAACCATTAGAATTTGTTCTTCAAGAAGAAGAAAAAAAGAAGGAAAAAGAGAAAATAGAAATCAAACAGAAATCTCCACTTTTGACGGTTTCTTCGTACATCAATCCAACAAAAATGTTAGATTCTAAATCTATTTTAGCGGATGAATTTAACGATCATACTATCAAAAATAATTTGACTGTTGCATACGGTGCAAAGATTTCTGTACGTATAAATGATAAGATAAATGTTCGTTCTGGAGTTGCGAAAGTTGAGTTAGAACAAAATACAACAAATATTAATTCGGGCATCAACATGGGTGTTTATGCGCTTTCTGCAAGCAATCCGAAAACTGCCAACAACATTACTTATCATAGTAATATTAGAGTTATTCCCCACCAATCATACCAAAATGCTGTAATGACAATGTTGTCTTCTGAAACAAATAATATGGAGCAAAAAGTGCATTATATCGAGATTCCGTTAGAAGTTGAATACAAATTAGCAAGTTTTGATAAATTCAATCTTTTAGCAACTGCTGGTGGAAGTTATTATGTGGTCACAAAAAACACAATTTCTTTGGAAGATGTTAACACAAGATCTCAATATAAATTGGGTGAAGCGAGCAACTTGAATGATATGAGTTATAGCGCGAATGCAGGTGTTAAATTGGAGTATAATTTATCGAATAAATCGAGCATTAATCTTGAACCAAACTATAGATATATGCTAAATCCATTGAAAAATGTTGATGCTAAAAACCCATCTTTATTAGGATTGAATTTAGGTTTTTCAATTAAATTTTAA
- a CDS encoding DUF2141 domain-containing protein: MKKILILVVLFFTQMAMAQIDVKLSITNLKKMKGNLAIEFYRNVENYTKGQNAFKKLYVPVADIDKYETVFKDIEPTFYAVKVFLDTNNNKKLDKSFLGVRKEPYGFSKNLDPILREPTFEEAKVEMTEENNTIVIKLNNNKGEE; this comes from the coding sequence ATGAAGAAGATTCTTATATTAGTTGTGTTGTTTTTTACGCAAATGGCAATGGCTCAAATCGATGTAAAACTATCAATCACAAACCTTAAGAAAATGAAAGGAAATTTGGCGATAGAGTTTTATAGAAATGTAGAAAATTATACAAAAGGTCAAAATGCATTCAAGAAATTGTACGTTCCAGTTGCTGATATAGACAAGTATGAAACGGTTTTTAAAGATATTGAACCAACATTTTATGCGGTAAAAGTTTTTTTGGATACGAACAATAACAAAAAGTTAGACAAAAGTTTTTTAGGCGTTCGTAAAGAACCTTATGGTTTTTCGAAAAACTTGGATCCTATTTTGCGCGAACCAACTTTTGAGGAAGCTAAAGTAGAAATGACCGAAGAAAATAACACAATTGTCATCAAATTAAACAATAACAAAGGCGAAGAATAA